In Besnoitia besnoiti strain Bb-Ger1 chromosome I, whole genome shotgun sequence, the genomic window CAAAACGTGCAGCTCTAATATTTTTCGAAGGCAGCAGACTCTGCAGGAGGTTTTCCAAAGGATCAGAGCAGCTGAAAACGGTGTCGTGCATTGTGGCGCAAGAAACTGCGGTGTCGCTATTGGCGGGATCCGCGGTGTGTGCAGCTCTTCCACAACGCAAAAAGGGCACGTCTGTTCCGGTAGTGCTTTTGTGACAGGTGTTTGTGTTAAAACAATCTATCGCCGCGCCTTTCGTCCGCAAAAAATGTCAGCCGACGGAGTGCTGgttcgctgccggcgcgtaCAACTCTCTACGGTCGCCATCACGTTTGTGTCCTTCATTACTGCCGGTAAGTGTGGCGCGGCATTCCACCAGCAACAGTCGCCAGGCGAGCCAGCGTTTCTAAAGGCGCGCATTAATCCAATAACGAAGTCGTCCCCGAAGAAAGTGTACCATAATACATAGAATCGTAAAGTTCAGTGTTAACGTGTAGATCAAaaaggatcataactaatccaccgGTAAGAATAGGTAAGATCGTGGACGCTCAAAAAACAATTCTCGTGGAGCATCGGCAGCTCCACTGCTTCCCATGTATTATAGGTCCCACGCGAGTTCGTTTGTGGTCATGGCCTCACACTTGCCTGCATCCTCATGTTCATTGTTCTGTGTCGTTCGCTCCGTGATCCTTCTGTCTTTTCTCTCAGGTATCATCATCGCCTCAGGAGTCCTTGGCACTGTATTTTTCGATCCACTGCGACTTGCTGTCAACGTTCTTCACGTCTGTACGGGGCTACTTTCCATCACCGCAGATGTGAAAGCCTTCTCGTTCTTCGCGTACGCGAAGTTCCTCTACCTTCCAGTTGGGCGTGGCCTGTATTACATCATCATCGGCTTGATTGTCTTACAGAAAGGCTTACTTGATATAATACTGGGCGCATCGATAATAACCCTTGGTGTACTGTACACCGTAGCCTGTCTGCGGAGCGGAGGCGTTCCAAAGCCGCTCACGCAGCTTCCCGTTGAAGAGCTTCCGCTCAGCGCAGTGTTGAAATTTGTGGAGTCGTAAGCATACTGTAAGTCTTTCATGAAAACAGTAAGTTCACACGCACCAACGGtaaggcgagagaggggcAGAGGCACCCCCGCGTGTGGTGCACTTCCTTTCAGCACGTGATGCTTCATCTCTGATCGGCGGGAGCTGTTATCGATGCAAAGACCGTCATGGTTTTCGAAGGAATGCTGTACATCATCCCTCGATGGCTCCTTTGGTAGCCGGTAACTATCCGAGAAAGCTGCATTGTGGGTTCGATGTTTGTAGAACAGCCGTGCGAGTTACGACATTCTCATATGCTGTACAGCTACATAACTTTTTTCCACCGACTGGTTACATCCTTCAAAATGTCTGTCAATACCCAGAGGCCGTTGAGACCGTCGCTTGGTGCCTACTTGCCCCCGGGTACGTATCTTCGCTTGAGACGCACAATGACGCAGCTTGTTCGCAACGCGCGAAATGGCGTAACCGTGTGCCTATTCGCAGCCACGCACTTGATAAAAAGCAAGCACCGTATAGGTATATTAGAGTAGGTCTTCAGTTTGCGAATATCAACTGACGACGGGGTATGCATATACACGCTTGTGCAGTTGGTGCGGATGAGCATAACTGTCTTGCAAGCACATTGGTATTCATCACGCATCTGCATATGTGCAGATGGAGAATATAGCGCCCAGCCCTATTTTCAGCATGACCGTTCTCTCACACACTCCTGGTGCCGGTGGTCCTCTATAGCACACAAAAACCGAACAGGGGTCTTCCACCATGCGAGAGAAACGGCAATTTCGTTTCTAACACCTTCCTTGCATCGCAGCAAAAGATGAATTCACAGTTCCGCCACCACGCTCGGTAAGTCCCacctcgcgcgctcgcttGGCCCAACTCAAACGACTGCAGACTCGTGTGCCCGCCACGGCAGCACATAGGGTCGTCTGTCTTCGAAATCTCAATATCACATGTCCACTGGTACCACGAAAAAAAACCAGTAAACACGCAGTTGCATTCAAAATATAGAAGCAGTGGTCCTTTTGTCGCCCGTCGCTAGGCCGGAAAACGTGCCGCGACATCTGAAAACCAGACTCCAACACGTGCTGGCATTTGTGAACTGCCGAAGGTAAAAAGCTCCTGGCCATTATCCCCTAATAACGCTCTGGCAGCTTCGTTTTTTTACGGGGCAAAGGAAACTCTGAGACGCTATCGGACCGCGTAACACAAACCAGATAAGGCAACGCGATAAATATCGCTCAACTCTCACCGGAAACGCACGCTCTCACGTGCATAGATTGACACCTTGAACCTTCCCAACGCCCGGCAAAAGAGACACCCATACCGCGGCCCCACGGTCACCTCCCTTCAGTTGCTACGAGATGGAAGTGGGCAAGAAAGATATGTGTGTATACATGAGGTTCCATTGCTATACATCCACACCTATCTTTCTCGATTTGAAAGAGCCAACGTGAGGCAGTTTGTCTCCCCTTGTCCATCTTATTGCCGAGCCCAGCGACAGCGGTGTTGCCGGAAAACGTCGAAGTGTTTCTTTCACACAAAGAAAACACTTCATTTCCAGACCACGGCTGCGCTGGCCTCCCAGCGATTCGAGCGGTTTCAACCCACTGCTGTACACGGATGCTGTCATTCTGCTACAGCAGACAAGCTAACTCATGGCTTTGCCAGCTCCGTCGGATGCGGTGGTTGCGTTCGCTGTTCTCGTCACCCAGACCTCACACAGAATCAGAAGGCAACCGCGCTACTCACGGCGATGACCCCCCCAAAAATCAAAGACAAAGTAACCGACGATATAGCCTCGGGCGCGTGTGCTGATTCGAGCTTGCTCGTGCCCTCAGAAGCCTTCTCCTGGGCGTACGCTGTCAGCCCGTTCTCATGCTCCTCTTCCATGCACTCCAGAGCATGTGTTCTTTCAATCCAAGCGCCTTTAGCAAGCAGCAGGTGGGCGTTGACGACTGTCAtcggaggcgacagaggggGGACGACTCCCGTCGTAAACACGGCTGCAGCGTGGCCATCCCTCACCATGCTGATTGCTGAGTCAACTGCAGCGTGAAAGAACAGCACACAACAAACCTTTGTCCAGAATATGCGGGATATTTCCACTGTATGTCCCGTGTGTCTTAACAGAGACAGAATGCGCCCATGCCGCCACTCAGAGCGCGTATTCCTCTACACGGTCAGTGCAATCCGAAGCTTGGCGAGAGTTTGCACATGCGGCAAAACCCGGCAGACGAGCTACTGTAGCGCTGCACCGTGCCACCACAGGGTCATTGTAAAGGATGGGGCGGCATCTTCAAGTATTTCCCGCATGACAGCAGGCAACTGGGCAGTCACTGCACCCTACGACACGCAGGTG contains:
- a CDS encoding hypothetical protein (encoded by transcript BESB_010160), with amino-acid sequence MSADGVLVRCRRVQLSTVAITFVSFITAGIIIASGVLGTVFFDPLRLAVNVLHVCTGLLSITADVKAFSFFAYAKFLYLPVGRGLYYIIIGLIVLQKGLLDIILGASIITLGVLYTVACLRSGGVPKPLTQLPVEELPLSAVLKFVES